Proteins co-encoded in one Ciconia boyciana chromosome 14, ASM3463844v1, whole genome shotgun sequence genomic window:
- the TP53INP2 gene encoding tumor protein p53-inducible nuclear protein 2 isoform X1: protein MFQRLTSLFFSDSNTPEGLEEPKPFVEEEEEEDGWLIIDLAGSRARPGAARRVGAGGTGRSARSRPAPPSPPPLPAASPAPAGPCLMDESWFVTPPPCFTAEGPSPSGVGSNPMEDLLIEHPSMSVYVTSTLEVDGEGPEDDAAGEVPEPRLERHVPHHSRSLSVKAAILEKVGQARRVQRAKQLAEKHRLSQKALQRQNRACQRPLRRAKQHAGTFVHQPCQRHCNY from the exons ATGTTTCAGCGTCTCACCAGCCTCTTCTTCAGCGACAGCAACACGCCGGAAGGCCTGGAGGAGCCCAAACCCTTTgtcgaggaggaggaggaggaggatggctgGCTCATAATTGATCTTGCAG GCAGCCGTGCCCGCCCCGGCGCAGCCCGGCGAGTGGGTGCTGGCGGTACCGGGCGCTCGGCACGATCCCGCCCAGCACCCCCAAGTCCACCGCCGCTGCCGGCCGCTTCCCCGGCTCCGGCCGGTCCCTGCTTGATGGACGAGAGTTGGTTTGTCACCCCTCCCCCCTGTTTTACTGCAGAGGGGCCCAGCCCCAGCGGCGTGGGGAGCAACCCCATGGAGGACCTGCTCATCGAGCACCCCAGCATGTCCGTCTATGTCACCAGCACCCTCGAGGTGGACGGGGAGGGCCCCGAGGACGATGCTGCCGG GGAGGTGCCAGAGCCCCGGCTGGAGCGGCACGTGCCGCACCACAGCAGGTCCCTCTCGGTGAAGGCTGCCATCTTGGAGAAGGTCGGGCAGGCGCGGCGGGTGCAGCGAGCCAAGCAGCTGGCGGAGAAGCACCGGCTCAGCCAGAAGGCACTGCAGCGGCAGAACCGGGCCTGCCAGCGCCCGCTGCGCCGTGCCAAGCAGCACGCTGGGACCTTCGtccaccagccctgccagcgCCACTGCAACTACTGA
- the TP53INP2 gene encoding tumor protein p53-inducible nuclear protein 2 isoform X2 — MFQRLTSLFFSDSNTPEGLEEPKPFVEEEEEEDGWLIIDLAEGPSPSGVGSNPMEDLLIEHPSMSVYVTSTLEVDGEGPEDDAAGEVPEPRLERHVPHHSRSLSVKAAILEKVGQARRVQRAKQLAEKHRLSQKALQRQNRACQRPLRRAKQHAGTFVHQPCQRHCNY; from the exons ATGTTTCAGCGTCTCACCAGCCTCTTCTTCAGCGACAGCAACACGCCGGAAGGCCTGGAGGAGCCCAAACCCTTTgtcgaggaggaggaggaggaggatggctgGCTCATAATTGATCTTGCAG AGGGGCCCAGCCCCAGCGGCGTGGGGAGCAACCCCATGGAGGACCTGCTCATCGAGCACCCCAGCATGTCCGTCTATGTCACCAGCACCCTCGAGGTGGACGGGGAGGGCCCCGAGGACGATGCTGCCGG GGAGGTGCCAGAGCCCCGGCTGGAGCGGCACGTGCCGCACCACAGCAGGTCCCTCTCGGTGAAGGCTGCCATCTTGGAGAAGGTCGGGCAGGCGCGGCGGGTGCAGCGAGCCAAGCAGCTGGCGGAGAAGCACCGGCTCAGCCAGAAGGCACTGCAGCGGCAGAACCGGGCCTGCCAGCGCCCGCTGCGCCGTGCCAAGCAGCACGCTGGGACCTTCGtccaccagccctgccagcgCCACTGCAACTACTGA